A stretch of the Osmerus eperlanus chromosome 10, fOsmEpe2.1, whole genome shotgun sequence genome encodes the following:
- the lrrc28 gene encoding leucine-rich repeat-containing protein 28, whose amino-acid sequence MASELHEAIFVAKQERHKNLFLNYRNLNIFPVELLKDEGLQFLERLYMKRNSLTTLPDSLAQKLPNLIELYLHSNNIVIIPEAIGNLAKLQSLDLSDNALQVICPEIGRLRSLRHLRLANNQLKFLPPEIGDLRELETLDVSMNLLSWLPERLHQCLSLQCLTADRNHLHGLPRQLCQLQSLNELSMAANCLASLPLDLGRSRELQFVFVDNNVHLKGLPSYLYNKVIGCSGCGLSAQVPDSKLLSLALGEVAVPLPAEVKTVGSETERVVPLEELAIRALYHICHQHTKELSLLPAFLLPKSLLDVLLCPLGHCHRCSQPMFTIVYPKLFPLRETPLAGVHRRTTVSFVAYCCSSQCVRTFDLQG is encoded by the exons ATGGCCTCTGAACTCCACGAGGCTATATTTGTGGCCAAACAGGAGCGCCACAAGAACCTGTTCCTTAACTACAGAAACCTGAACATCTTCCCTGTGGAACTCCTGAAAGATGAGGGTCTGCAATTTTTGGAGAGGCTATACATGAAGAGGAACTCTCTTACTACGCTG CCTGACAGTCTTGCACAGAAACTCCCAAATTTAATTGAGTT gtaTCTTCACTCCAATAACATAGTCATCATTCCTGAAG CTATTGGGAACCTAGCCAAGCTTCAGTCCCTGGATCTGAGTGACAATGCACTTCAAGTAATTTGTCCTGAAATTGGTCGCCTTCGCTCACTACGACATCTGAGACTGGCCAATAACCAGCTGAAATTCCTTCCTCCAG AAATCGGGGACCTGCGAGAGCTAGAGACTCTGGATGTTTCCATGAACCTGCTGAGCTGGCTGCCTGAGCGACTGCACCAGTGCCTGTCCCTGCAGTGCCTGACCGCTGACCGCAACCACCTGCACGGCCTGCCCCGCCAGCTCTGCCAGCTGCAGAGCCTCAACGAGCTCTCCATGGCTGCCAACTGCCTGGCGTCGCTGCCCTTGG ATTTGGGCCGCTCCCGGGAGCTGCAGTTTGTGTTTGTCGACAACAACGTTCACCTCAAAGGCCTTCCCTCCTACCTGTACAACAAAGTCATTGGCTGCAGTGG ATGCGGTCTGTCAGCACAGGTACCAGACAGCAAGCTGCTTTCCCTGGCCCTGGGGGAGGTGGCTGTGCCCCTGCCAGCCGAGGTCAAGACAGTAGGCTCTGAGACGGAGAGAGTGGTTCCTCTGGAGGAGCTTGCCATCAGGGCCCTGTATCACATCTGCCACCAACATACCAAGG AGCTAAGCCTCTTGCCGGCCTTCCTGTTGCCCAAGAGTCTACTGGACGTACTGCTGTGCCCCCTGGGCCACTGTCACCGCTGCAGCCAGCCCATGTTTACCATTGTCTACCCCAAGCTCTTCCCCCTCAGAGAGACCCCCCTGGCTGGGGTGCACCGCAG GACCACAGTGAGTTTCGTGGCCTACTGCTGCTCCAGCCAGTGTGTACGGACTTTTGACCTCCAGGGATGA